Proteins encoded by one window of Mus musculus strain C57BL/6J chromosome 10, GRCm38.p6 C57BL/6J:
- the Gli1 gene encoding zinc finger protein GLI1 — MFNPMTPPQVNSYSEPCCLRPLHSQGVPSMGTEGLSGLPFCHQANFMSGSQGYGAARETSSCTEGSLFPPPPPPRSSVKLTKKRALSISPLSDASLDLQTVIRTSPSSLVAFINSRCTSPGGSYGHLSIGTMSPSLGFPPQMSHQKGTSPPYGVQPCVPHDSTRGSMMLHPQSRGPRATCQLKSELDMMVGKCPEDPLEGDMSSPNSTGTQDHLLGMLDGREDLEREEKPEPESVYETDCRWDGCSQEFDSQEQLVHHINSEHIHGERKEFVCHWGGCSRELRPFKAQYMLVVHMRRHTGEKPHKCTFEGCRKSYSRLENLKTHLRSHTGEKPYMCEQEGCSKAFSNASDRAKHQNRTHSNEKPYVCKLPGCTKRYTDPSSLRKHVKTVHGPDAHVTKRHRGDGPLPRAQPLSTVEPKREREGGSGREESRLTVPESAMPQQSPGAQSSCSSDHSPAGSAANTDSGVEMAGNAGGSTEDLSSLDEGPCVSATGLSTLRRLENLRLDQLHQLRPIGSRGLKLPSLTHAGAPVSRRLGPPVSLDRRSSSSSSMSSAYTVSRRSSLASPFPPGTPPENGASSLPGLTPAQHYMLRARYASARGSGTPPTAAHSLDRMGGLSVPPWRSRTEYPGYNPNAGVTRRASDPARAADHPAPARVQRFKSLGCVHTPPSVATGRNFDPHHPTSVYSPQPPSITENVAMDTRGLQEEPEVGTSVMGNGLNPYMDFSSTDTLGYGGPEGTAAEPYEARGPGSLPLGPGPPTNYGPGHCAQQVSYPDPTPENWGEFPSHAGVYPSNKAPGAAYSQCPRLEHYGQVQVKPEQGCPVGSDSTGLAPCLNAHPSEGSPGPQPLFSHHPQLPQPQYPQSGPYPQPPHGYLSTEPRLGLNFNPSSSHSTGQLKAQLVCNYVQSQQELLWEGRNRGGLPNQELPYQSPKFLGGSQVSQSPAKTPAAAAAAYGSGFAPASANHKSGSYPAPSPCHETFTVGVNRPSHRPAAPPRLLPPLSPCYGPLKVGDTNPSCGHPEVGRLGAGPALYPPPEGQVCNALDSLDLDNTQLDFVAILDEAQGLSPPLSHEQGDSSKNTPSPSGPPNMAVGNMSVLLGSLPGETQFLNSSA; from the exons ATGTTCAATCCAATGACTCCACCACAAGTCAATAGCTATAGTGAGCCATGCTGTCTCCGACCCCTCCACAGCCAAGGAGTCCCCAGCATGGGAACAGAAG GACTTTCTGGTCTGCCCTTTTGCCACCAAGCCAACTTTATGTCAGGGTCCCAGGGTTATGGAGCAGCCAGAGAGACCAGCAGCTGCACTGAAG gatctctctttcctcctcctcctcctcctcggagTTCAGTCAAATTAACAAAGAAGCGGGCTCTCTCCATCTCGCCCCTTTCTGATGCCAGCCTCGACCTGCAAACCGTAATCCGGACCTCACCCAGCTCCCTGGTGGCTTTCATCAACTCTCGCTGTACATCTCCGGGCGGTTCCTACGGCCATCTCTCCattggtaccatgag CCCTTCTTTAGGATTCCCACCTCAGATGAGTCATCAAAAAGGAACTTCACCTCCCTATGGAGTCCAGCCCTGTGTACCACATGACTCTACTCGGGGTTCAATGATGCTTCACCCCCAGTCCCGGGGACCACGTGCAACCTGCCAG CTGAAGTCAGAGCTGGATATGATGGTTGGCAAGTGCCCGGAGGACCCTTTGGAAGGGGACATGTCTAGCCCCAACTCCACAGGCACACAG GATCACCTGTTGGGGATGCTGGATGGGCGGGAGGacctggagagagaggagaagcctGAGCCTGAGTCTGTGTATGAGACAGACTGCCGCTGGGATGGTTGCAGCCAGGAGTTCGATTCCCAGGAGCAGCTGGTGCAC cacATCAACAGTGAGCATATCCACGGGGAGCGGAAGGAATTCGTGTGCCATTGGGGAGGTTGCTCCAGGGAGCTGAGGCCCTTCAAGGCCCAATACATGCTGGTGGTGCACATGCGCAGACACACGGGCGAGAAGCCACACAAGTGCACG TTTGAAGGCTGTCGGAAGTCCTATTCACGCCTTGAAAACCTCAAGACGCACCTTCGGTCGCACACGGGTGAGAAGCCTTACATGTGTGAGCAAGAAGGTTGCAGCAAGGCCTTTAGCAATGCCAGTGACCGCGCCAAGCACCAGAATCGGACCCACTCCAATGAG AAGCCATACGTGTGCAAGCTCCCCGGCTGCACCAAGCGCTACACAGATCCCAGCTCGCTCCGCAAACACGTGAAGACAGTGCATGGTCCGGATGCCCACGTGACCAAGCGGCATCGAGGGGATGGCCCCTTGCCACGGGCTCAGCCCCTCTCCACAGTGGAGCCCAAgcgggaaagggaaggaggatccGGCAGGGAAGAGAGCAGACTGACTGTGCCCGAGAGTGCCATG CCGCAGCAGAGCCCCGGAGCGCAGTCCTCTTGCAGCAGCGACCACTCCCCAGCAGGCAGTGCGGCCAACACGGACAGCGGCGTGGAGATGGCCGGCAACGCCGGGGGCAGCACTGAGGACTTGTCCAGCTTGGATGAAGGACCTTGTGTCTCGGCCACCGGACTCTCCACGCTTCGCCGCCTGGAGAACCTTAGGCTGGATCAGCTGCATCAGCTCCGGCCCATAGGGTCTCGGGGTCTCAAACTGCCCAGCTTAACCCACGCTG GCGCACCTGTGTCTCGCCGTCTGGGCCCCCCAGTCTCCCTGGACCGCCGCAGCAGCAGCTCCAGCAGCATGAGCTCTGCTTACACAGTCAGCCGCAGGTCCTCCCTGGCATCCCCTTTCCCGCCGGGAACCCCACCAGAGAATGGGGCATCGTCACTACCTGGCCTCACACCTGCTCAGCACTACATGCTCCGTGCCAGATATGCTTCAGCCAGGGGGAGTGGCACCCCGCCCACTGCAGCTCACAGCCTGGATCGGATGGGAGGTCTTTCTGTTCCTCCTTGGAGAAGCCGAACCGAGTACCCGGGATACAACCCAAATGCAGGGGTCACTCGGAGGGCCAGTGACCCAGCCCGGGCTGCTGACCACCCAGCTCCAGCCAGAGTCCAGCGGTTCAAGAGCCTGGGATGTGTCCACACGCCCCCTAGTGTGGCAACGGGACGGAACTTCGATCCCCACCACCCTACCTCTGTCTATTCGCCACAGCCCCCCAGCATCACCGAAAATGTTGCCATGGATACTAGGGGGCTACAGGAGGAGCCAGAGGTTGGAACTTCTGTGATGGGCAATGGTCTGAACCCATACATGGATTTTTCCTCCACTGATACTCTGGGATATGGGGGACCCGAGGGGACGGCAGCTGAGCCTTATGAAGCTAGGGGTCCAGGTTCCCTGCCTCTTGGGCCTGGTCCACCAACCAACTATGGCCCTGGCCACTGTGCCCAGCAGGTCTCCTATCCTGATCCCACCCCAGAAAACTGGGGTGAGTTCCCTTCTCATGCTGGGGTGTACCCTAGCAATAAGGCTCCGGGTGCTGCCTATAGCCAGTGTCCTCGACTTGAGCATTATGGACAAGTGCAGGTAAAACCAGAACAAGGGTGCCCAGTGGGGTCTGACTCCACCGGATTGGCACCCTGCCTCAATGCCCACCCCAGTGAAGGGTCCCCAGGCCCGCAGCCTCTGTTTTCACATCATCCCCAGCTCCCTCAGCCCCAGTATCCCCAGTCGGGTCCCTATCCTCAGCCTCCCCATGGTTATCTCTCAACAGAACCCAGGCTTGGCCTCAATTTCAACCCCTCCTCCTCTCATTCCACAGGACAGCTCAAAGCTCAGCTGGTGTGTAATTACGTTCAGTCGCAGCAGGAATTGTTGTGGGAGGGAAGAAACCGGGGAGGGCTCCCCAACCAGGAACTCCCATACCAGAGCCCCAAGTTTCTGGGGGGTTCCCAAGTTAGTCAGAGCCCTGCCAAGACCCCAGCAGCAGCGGCGGCAGCATATGGATCTGGCTTTGCACCTGCTTCGGCCAATCACAAATCAGGCTCCTATCCTGCCCCTTCACCCTGCCATGAAACTTTCACCGTGGGAGTAAACAGGCCTTCCCACAGGCCAGCAGCACCACCCCGACTTCTGCCCCCGCTGTCCCCTTGCTATGGGCCCCTCAAGGTGGGGGATACCAACCCCAGCTGTGGCCATCCTGAGGTGGGCAGGTTAGGAGCAGGCCCTGCCTTGTACCCTCCTCCTGAAGGGCAGGTGTGTAACGCTCTGGACTCTCTTGACCTGGACAACACTCAGCTGGACTTTGTGGCTATCCTAGATGAGGCCCAGGGCCTGAGCCCTCCTCTTTCCCATGAGCAAGGGGACAGCTCTAAAAACACCCCATCTCCCTCTGGGCCCCCCAACATGGCAGTGGGTAACATGAGTGTCTTGCTGGGGTCTCTGCCTGGAGAGACACAATTCCTCAACTCTAGTGCCTAA
- the Inhbe gene encoding inhibin beta E chain preproprotein, with the protein MKLPKAQLWLILLWALVWVQSTRSACPSCGGPTLAPQGERALVLELAKQQILEGLHLTSRPRITRPLPQAALTRALRRLQPKSMVPGNREKVISFATIIDKSTSTYRSMLTFQLSPLWSHHLYHARLWLHVPPSFPGTLYLRIFRCGTTRCRGFRTFLAEHQTTSSGWHALTLPSSGLRSEDSGVVKLQLEFRPLDLNSTAAGLPRLLLDTAGQQRPFLELKIRANEPGAGRARRRTPTCEPETPLCCRRDHYVDFQELGWRDWILQPEGYQLNYCSGQCPPHLAGSPGIAASFHSAVFSLLKANNPWPAGSSCCVPTARRPLSLLYLDHNGNVVKTDVPDMVVEACGCS; encoded by the exons ATGAAGCTTCCAAAAGCCCAGCTCTGGCTAATACTGCTGTGGGCATTGGTGTGGGTGCAGAGTACAAGATCTGCGTGCCCGTCCTGTGGGGGCCCAACACTGGCACCCCAAGGAGAACGCGCTCTGGTCCTGGAGCTAGCCAAGCAGCAAATCCTGGAGGGACTGCACCTAACCAGCCGTCCCAGAATAACTCGGCCTCTGCCCCAGGCAGCACTGACCAGAGCCCTCCGGAGACTGCAGCCCAAGAGCATGGTCCCTGGCAACCGAGAGAAAGTCATCAGCTTTGCTACCATCATAG ACAAATCCACTTCAACCTACCGCTCCATGCTCACCTTCCAGCTGTCCCCTCTTTGGTCCCACCACCTGTACCATGCCCGCCTCTGGCTGCATGTGCCTCCCTCTTTTCCGGGCACTCTGTACCTGAGGATCTTCCGTTGCGGCACCACTAGGTGCCGAGGATTCCGCACCTTCCTAGCTGAGCACCAAACCACTTCCTCTGGCTGGCACGCCCTGACTCTGCCCTCTAGCGGCTTGCGGAGTGAGGACTCTGGCGTCGTGAAACTCCAACTGGAATTTAGACCCCTGGACCTTAACAGCACCGCTGCGGGACTGCCACGGCTGCTCTTGGACACAGCGGGACAGCAACGTCCCTTCTTGGAACTTAAGATCCGAGCTAATGAACCTGGAGCAGGTCGGGCCAGGAGGAGGACTCCCACCTGTGAGCCTGAGACCCCCTTATGTTGTAGGCGAGACCACTATGTAGACTTCCAGGAGCTGGGGTGGCGGGATTGGATCCTGCAGCCGGAGGGATACCAGCTGAATTACTGCAGTGGGCAGTGCCCGCCCCACCTGGCTGGCAGTCCTGGCATTGCTGCCTCCTTCCATTCTGCCGTCTTTAGCCTCCTCAAAGCCAACAACCCTTGGCCTGCGGGTTCTTCCTGCTGTGTCCCCACTGCACgaaggcctctctctctcctctaccttGACCATAATGGCAATGTGGTCAAGACCGATGTGCCAGACATGGTAGTAGAGGCCTGTGGCTGCAGCTAG